The genomic DNA ACAGACTGATCAGGTAACATATTCCCTGCTGTAAAATTTAGCTAAGTTTACCTGCGCATCATTATTTTCTGCGCAAGCTGTCGAGAATTTTCTTCCGACTGCTCATATTCTTTAGGAGTCATACCCGCGCCAAGTGCAATCTTGCGGCGCATTTCACGGCTAACTAAATCTCCGGGCGCATGAGCATCGTTATTGATAACAAGCTTCGCTCCGAATTTTCTAGCAAGCTCAACAACATGACCATTAGTCAAGCTATGCCCTTTGCGGGTAGTGATCTCAAGATGAACTCCATATTCCGCTGCTAGCTCGACCTCAATCTCAGTAATGAGCCCAGGGTGGGCAAGTACATCAACTTTGGCCTCAATTGCGGAAAGATTGGTTCCTTCCGCAACAGGTTCAACAATTGTTTCACCGTGAACAACCACTATCTGCGCGCCTAAATCTCTAGCCTGATCAACCATTTCACCGATCAGCCCCGGAGGCACGTGAGTAAGTTCTACTCCGCTGAAAACATCAAGATCAAAAAAATGACCATGCTTTTTGGAAAAACGATGAACATTTTCAAGAATAATTTCGATATTACTTGAGTCAGCATGGTCGGTCATAGCCACGGCACGATATCCTGCAATTCTGGCCCTACGTGCCAATTCAGCAGGAATCAGTTCGCCATCGCTAAAAACGGTATGTGTGTGAAAATCTATCATTATAACCAGCTCTGTATATTATATTTATAATCTAAAACAATCTTACATTTTATATTTGAAATCGTCGGGAGAAAGATCATCAAATTCATCGCCAGTGCTAGAACCTTTGCTAAGAGTCTCTTCAGCCTCACTAGTGCCGGCAACATCAAGAACCTTCTGAGAGGCACGCACAGGGCACTTAGCCCTTACAGCTAGAGCAACTGCATCAGATGGACGCGAGTCAATCGCTCTTACCTCACCGCCAGTTTCAACGATTATTTCGGCGTAAAAAGTGCCCTTTTCAATATCTACAATATCTACAGAAACAACCTTTCCACCAAGTGCGGAAATAGTGTCCAAAAGTAGATCGTGTGTCATAGGTCTCGGAAAGGCCACTTCATCAATAACTAAAGAGATGGCCATAGCTTCCATTGCACCAATCCAGATAGGCAGAACAATTCCCAGTTCTTCATTTTTGAGAACCAGTACCGGTGCTTCGGAGTCGTTCTCGACCGCCAAGCCGTATATCTGCATTTCTACCATGGGTTCCCCACTTTCTCGCCGATAAGGGAATGGTTCTTAGATTCTGTAATCTTAACCTTCACCAACTTGCCACCAAGCTGAAGTGATTCATCCCCGCCTTCAAAGAAAATATTAACTACACGTCCGCCGGGATCTTTACCGCGCCATGCAATTCCGCCTTCAGCCTGCCTCTTGCTCGGTCTTTCCAGCAAAATAATCATTTCATCGCCAACTAACTCTTCTAGACTTTCTCTAGTAATATGCTTTTGTCTTTCCTGCAAGCGCGCAAGACGCTTTTGAGCAACATCCTCGGGAACTTTTGGTGTCATTTTAACGGCAGCAACTCCCGGGCGGTCTGAATATTTAAATGAAAAGCTACTTTCGTACCGAACTCTTTCCATTATATCCATAGTTTGCTCAAAGTCTTCATCCGTCTCACCGGGAAAGCCCACAATAATATCCGTTGTTAAAACAATATTAGGGCACGTTTCTTTTAAACCTTCAACAATGCCTAAATACCGTTCACGGTCATACTTGCGCCCCATCTTCTTTAACATATTATCAGATCCGGACTGCACAGGCAGATGCAATTGCGGACATAAATTCGGTAATTCACCAAAAGCTTTAATAACTTCCGGCGCAAGATCTTTAGGGTGAGAAGTCGTGAACCGAATTCTCTCCAGCCCATCGATAGCTGAAACTTTATATAATAATTCTGCGAAGCTGAGGTCTGTACCTTTTTTATCAATGCCGAAACTATTTACATTCTGACCAAGTAAAGTAATCTCACGGACGCCAGACTTAACTAGCGCAGTGCATTCCTCAATAATAGCTGACGACAAACGCGATTTCTGGCGACCACGTGTATACGGCACAATACAGTAAGCGCAAAAATTATCACACCCCTGCATTATGTTTACAAAAGCCTGTCCGGGAATTGTACCTATACCGGGAGGAAGCAATTCCTCGTTAGGATTTGCAAGTCCGCCTTCGCGCTCTGGATACTTGGCAAGAAAATCGTTTAAAACTAGTTTCTTTTTATGATCAGCGGCCAGCTCCTCTAAAAACTGAGGAGCCTGAGCCACGCCGTCACTTCCAAAAACAAGCCTTACGAAGGGGAACTTCTTTAGAAATCCTTCCCCAATCTGCTGAGCTACGCACCCGCCAACAGCGACAAAATCGCCGGGGGATGTGCATAAACGCCCAAGCCGTCCAAGAACACTATAAACTTTCTGCTCAGGTTTATCCCGAACAGAACAAGTGTTCACAATAAATATATTTGCTTCTGATTCGCTCACAGCTTTCCAACCACGGCTTTCCATTGCACGGATAAGCCAATCGGAATCGTGAACGTTCATCTGACAACCGAATGTAATTACGTTAAACTTCATGAGCCGGACATACTCTATATGATGTTGAGGGTAAACCTGATTAAATAGTCTGTAAAAACAGCTAACTAGCTCTGCAAAAATCCCGCAAAGTGGATCTTACTACGAACCTACACAAAAAAGCACAATATTTTCAAACAGATAAAGCCGAGAGAGTTATAAAAACAATCCCGGCTTAAATGCGAATATTTCTAAAAAAATCAGGAAGGATTACGACCGTAAGTTTCTTTACTTATTTTCCACTTATCCCCGTCGAGAACAAATTCAAAGGTAGGGGTGAATTTACCGCGACCACTGTTATCACGATAATCCCAAAGAACTCTGACTGTACAAGTTTTTCCGTTAAGCTCAAACGAGGTGAATTTAAACAACCTCAATTTAAAAGCTTGATCAACCCAGTATGAAGCACACTGCGGCAATATCCCGCTAAAATTTTCAAATTCCAAGTCTTCCTTAGAATCACAAGGAAAGGACTTCACAGTGGCATTCGTGGAGTAAAGCGTTCTAATCGCGTCAAAATCTCTAAGATTATAAGCATCTTTATATTCAAAAAGAACATCTTTAAGCCTATCGCGAACAGCCTCTTTTTCATCAGAAGCGAAAGCAGTTGCAGCGAGAGAAAGCAGCAATAAAACAGAGACACCTAAATATAAAAATTTCTTCATATGAACACCTGTATATAATATTTTTACCAATGCTGTTCCTTCACTATATTATTTTACAGCAAAAATCAGCAAATCCCATTCAAGTTTCGCCATTTTTTTAAGCACATATCAACGGCTTCCAAGACTTCAGCAGGATTTTTATCTTCCGTCTCAATTATACACTCGGCATCAGGGTCGGTTTCAAACTTAACATCAATACCGATAACCTCCCCAAGTTCCTTGAAACATTTGCCTGTTTTCTGGCGTTCCAAAGCTTTCTCATAAAGCCCTGCCATAACCAAGCCCTGTTGCCTTCCGGCCTCACGCTTTATTGCCATGTTTACAGGACAGCACAGATGGACCTCGGCAAAAAACTCGATTCCTTCACGAGCTTCCTTTCGAAAGCAAAGCTCATGCCCCGTAGCGTCCAAAATGACGCAGCGGCCAGAATTCATAATAGAAATAGCGTCTTGCACAAAAAGATTATATACTTTTATGCGCTCTTCGTGGGTGTACTGTGGGTCCGAAACATATAACTTCCTGCGATCATCAAGCCTGAGCAACATAGGATTAAGCCCCTCGCCCTGAAGGAGCTTAAGCAAACCATCAGCAATAGTACTTTTCCCGCAGCCCGGTAGCCCCGTAAACCATACAGCCCAATTTTTATTAACGCATATACCTTTCGAAATCGGCATAATCAAAGACCTCCTCCTCAAGCACATTTTCAATAAACCT from Maridesulfovibrio frigidus DSM 17176 includes the following:
- a CDS encoding histidinol phosphate phosphatase domain-containing protein; amino-acid sequence: MIDFHTHTVFSDGELIPAELARRARIAGYRAVAMTDHADSSNIEIILENVHRFSKKHGHFFDLDVFSGVELTHVPPGLIGEMVDQARDLGAQIVVVHGETIVEPVAEGTNLSAIEAKVDVLAHPGLITEIEVELAAEYGVHLEITTRKGHSLTNGHVVELARKFGAKLVINNDAHAPGDLVSREMRRKIALGAGMTPKEYEQSEENSRQLAQKIMMRR
- a CDS encoding bifunctional nuclease family protein is translated as MVEMQIYGLAVENDSEAPVLVLKNEELGIVLPIWIGAMEAMAISLVIDEVAFPRPMTHDLLLDTISALGGKVVSVDIVDIEKGTFYAEIIVETGGEVRAIDSRPSDAVALAVRAKCPVRASQKVLDVAGTSEAEETLSKGSSTGDEFDDLSPDDFKYKM
- the miaB gene encoding tRNA (N6-isopentenyl adenosine(37)-C2)-methylthiotransferase MiaB, whose protein sequence is MKFNVITFGCQMNVHDSDWLIRAMESRGWKAVSESEANIFIVNTCSVRDKPEQKVYSVLGRLGRLCTSPGDFVAVGGCVAQQIGEGFLKKFPFVRLVFGSDGVAQAPQFLEELAADHKKKLVLNDFLAKYPEREGGLANPNEELLPPGIGTIPGQAFVNIMQGCDNFCAYCIVPYTRGRQKSRLSSAIIEECTALVKSGVREITLLGQNVNSFGIDKKGTDLSFAELLYKVSAIDGLERIRFTTSHPKDLAPEVIKAFGELPNLCPQLHLPVQSGSDNMLKKMGRKYDRERYLGIVEGLKETCPNIVLTTDIIVGFPGETDEDFEQTMDIMERVRYESSFSFKYSDRPGVAAVKMTPKVPEDVAQKRLARLQERQKHITRESLEELVGDEMIILLERPSKRQAEGGIAWRGKDPGGRVVNIFFEGGDESLQLGGKLVKVKITESKNHSLIGEKVGNPW
- a CDS encoding adenylyl-sulfate kinase, with product MPISKGICVNKNWAVWFTGLPGCGKSTIADGLLKLLQGEGLNPMLLRLDDRRKLYVSDPQYTHEERIKVYNLFVQDAISIMNSGRCVILDATGHELCFRKEAREGIEFFAEVHLCCPVNMAIKREAGRQQGLVMAGLYEKALERQKTGKCFKELGEVIGIDVKFETDPDAECIIETEDKNPAEVLEAVDMCLKKWRNLNGIC